Proteins from a genomic interval of Drosophila melanogaster chromosome 2R:
- the betaTub56D gene encoding beta-Tubulin at 56D, isoform A yields MLIGARPIHRVYDGVHGWPKPRSRAQTCFWEIISDEHGIDATGAYHGDSDLQLERINVYYNEASGGKYVPRAVLVDLEPGTMDSVRSGPFGQIFRPDNFVFGQSGAGNNWAKGHYTEGAELVDSVLDVVRKEAESCDCLQGFQLTHSLGGGTGSGMGTLLISKIREEYPDRIMNTYSVVPSPKVSDTVVEPYNATLSVHQLVENTDETYCIDNEALYDICFRTLKLTTPTYGDLNHLVSLTMSGVTTCLRFPGQLNADLRKLAVNMVPFPRLHFFMPGFAPLTSRGSQQYRALTVPELTQQMFDAKNMMAACDPRHGRYLTVAAIFRGRMSMKEVDEQMLNIQNKNSSYFVEWIPNNVKTAVCDIPPRGLKMSATFIGNSTAIQELFKRISEQFTAMFRRKAFLHWYTGEGMDEMEFTEAESNMNDLVSEYQQYQEATADEDAEFEEEQEAEVDEN; encoded by the exons ATGTTAATCGGAGCTCGGCCCATACACAGAGTTTATGATGGCGTACATGGGTGGCCTAAACCACGTAGCCGAGCCCAGACATGT TTCTGGGAGATCATCTCCGATGAGCATGGCATCGATGCCACCGGCGCCTACCACGGTGACAGCGACCTGCAGCTGGAGCGCATCAATGTGTACTACAATGAGGCGTCCGGTGGCAAGTACGTGCCCCGCGCTGTCCTTGTCGATCTGGAGCCCGGCACCATGGACTCTGTGCGATCGGGACCTTTCGGCCAGATCTTCAGGCCCGACAACTTTGTGTTCGGCCAGTCGGGTGCCGGCAACAACTGGGCCAAGGGTCATTACACAGAGGGTGCTGAGCTGGTGGACTCAGTGCTCGATGTTGTCCGCAAGGAGGCCGAATCCTGCGACTGCCTGCAAGGCTTCCAACTCACACACTCCCTTGGCGGCGGCACTGGCTCCGGTATGGGAACCCTGCTGATTTCCAAGATCCGCGAGGAGTACCCCGACAGGATCATGAACACATACTCGGTTGTGCCGTCGCCCAAGGTGTCGGACACCGTTGTGGAGCCCTACAACGCCACCCTGTCGGTGCACCAGCTGGTCGAGAACACGGACGAGACCTACTGCATCGACAACGAGGCTCTCTACGATATCTGCTTCCGCACCCTCAAGCTGACGACACCCACATACGGTGACCTGAACCATCTTGTCTCCCTGACCATGTCCGGCGTAACCACCTGCCTCCGATTCCCCGGCCAACTGAACGCTGATCTCCGCAAGCTGGCCGTCAACATGGTGCCCTTCCCACGTCTTCACTTCTTCATGCCCGGCTTCGCTCCCCTGACCTCCCGAGGATCCCAGCAGTACCGCGCCCTCACCGTGCCCGAGCTGACCCAGCAGATGTTCGATGCCAAGAACATGATGGCCGCCTGCGACCCACGCCACGGACGCTACCTTACCGTCGCCGCCATCTTCCGTGGACGCATGTCCATGAAGGAGGTCGACGAGCAGATGCTGAACATCCAGAACAAGAACAGCTCCTACTTCGTCGAATGGATCCCCAACAACGTGAAGACCGCCGTGTGCGACATCCCGCCCCGTGGTCTGAAGATGTCCGCCACCTTCATCGGCAACTCCACTGCCATCCAGGAGCTGTTCAAGCGCATCTCCGAGCAGTTCACCGCTATGTTCAGGCGCAAGGCTTTCTTGCATTGGTACACCGGCGAGGGCATGGACGAGATGGAGTTCACCGAGGCCGAGAGCAACATGAACGATCTGGTGTCCGAGTACCAGCAGTACCAGGAGGCCACCGCCGACGAGGACGCCGAGttcgaggaggagcaggaggctGAGGTCGACGAGAACTAA
- the Arl6 gene encoding ADP ribosylation factor-like 6, isoform A, with protein sequence MGMLHNLADLIKIKKDKMTILVLGLNNSGKSSIINHFKKSSEQTSIVVPTVGFMVEQFYIGMSGVSIKAIDMSGATRYRNLWEHQFKNCHGIIYVIDSSDRMRFVVVKDELDLVLQHPDLCNRIVPILFYGNKMDMEDSLSSVKIAAALRLENIKDKPWHICSSSAISGEGLGEGVQWLIQQMRFAMLNNKNAAKSRSKHSK encoded by the exons ATGGGAATGTTGCACAATTTGGCCGATTTGATAAAGATTAAAAAGGATAAGATGACGATTCTGGTGCTGGGACTGAACAACAGCGGAAAGTCCTCGATAATTAATCATTTCAAAAAGTCCAGCGAACAGACATCCATTGTGGTGCCCACAGTTGGCTTCATGGTGGAACAGTTTTACA TAGGCATGTCAGGTGTTTCCATTAAGGCAATCGACATGTCCGGTGCGACGCGATACAGGAATCTGTGGGAGCACCAGTTTAAGAACTGCCACGGCATCATCTACGTTATTGATTCCAGCGATCGCATGAGATTTG TGGTGGTCAAGGATGAGTTGGATCTGGTGCTACAGCATCCGGACTTGTGCAACCGAATTGTGCCAATTCTCTTCTACGGCAACAAAATGGACATGGAGGACTCGCTATCCAGTGTGAAAATAGCAGCAG CTCTCAGATTGGAGAACATAAAGGACAAACCCTGGCACATCTGCTCCAGCAGCGCTATATCCGGCGAAGGTCTGGGCGAGGGTGTCCAATGGCTCATCCAGCAAATGCGTTTCGCCATGCTGAACAACAAAAATGCCGCCAAATCCAGGTCCAAGCACTCCAAATAG
- the EloC gene encoding elongin C, isoform A, giving the protein MIAMDEQRGDKIYGGCEGPDAMYVKLISSDGHEFVVKREHALTSGTIRAMLSGPGQFAENEANEVHFREIPSHVLQKVCMYFTYKVRYTNSSTEIPEFPIAPEIALELLMAANFLDC; this is encoded by the exons ATGATAGCAATGGACGAGCAGCGCGGCGACAAGATCTACGGCGGATGCGAGGGTCCGGACGCCATGTACGTGAAGCTGATTTCCTCGGACGGCCACGAATTTGTCGTCAAACGCGAGCACGCTCTCACCTCCGGCACAATCCGGGCGATGTTGTCCGGACCGGGTCAGTTTGCCGAGAACGAGGCCAACGAGGTGCATTTCCGGGAGATACC ATCCCACGTCCTACAAAAGGTCTGCATGTACTTCACCTATAAAGTGCGTTACACCAACAGTTCTACCGAAATACCCGAATTCCCGATCGCTCCGGAGATCGCATTAGAACTTTTGATGGCGGCTAATTTCCTAGACTgctaa
- the CG7744 gene encoding uncharacterized protein — MLTLLIRLAATAIPVCAILFVAGTFLFKVYISIRSRYDARVNCWFCNGNVRVPYQDRNSWTCPSCEQYNGFTKDGDYNRDITSQRDCSLGSQKNSSKGSSSICANSYYSDVLTAQPPAPKNGLCDQCNEAQRLKVEKLSQFEPKNESRFDQELKVYRERLEKQFRLCSSCERHVNKVLHEKKKMVLSSKFLNYIIKGASLLKQPHFNRLAAAQKQFKLQRYRILMTILTVVNILCLLCRLPNATSIQFTTYLGKFIGLTLFYAYSHVLALIRVVTSSVGIFLEQREMIAKLLLYGRTFGKLLLYSLGIGQQQVQQATFASCFIGIYPYAMLALCFLHTIYDGLKFTRFTIALLLWSGYAMGIEFLDPYISGISFILVGSFVTLVLLATNRTNLLSQVNRDESACESFHRLCADECDDETLSMLSQQLSGYSDISNSNLSMRTASVCHSPAPTISQRTIQAPASLLSLDSLHLSKQRMEQQAWSSNYGDASTVVAPRVQPAMMFQQKPMRPLESQWYRHGQSNLAQGNTFTRSTQNLLMPSRLPSINRNVGGADVSAWVAANQSVNQDLCTANLMRHYEEKQQNQLSRTSSQSSGFESQPRPEAQCGTGAATVRDYGWSEARESQRNFAVFPPMPSPTPTITPSEYQYSRTALPQQQPTMQPGDLLRKWIEINSKSSQPIH; from the exons ATGCTAACCCTACTAATTCGGCTGGCGGCGACGGCCATACCTGTTTGTGCTATTCTCTTTGTGGCCGGCACGTTTCTGTTCAAGGTTTATATTAGCATACG ATCCCGCTACGACGCCCGTGTCAACTGCTGGTTCTGCAATGGCAATGTACGAGTTCCGTACCAGGATCGCAACAGTTGGACCTGCCCGTCATGCGAGCAATACAATGGATTCACCAAGGACGGCGACTACAACCGGGATATTACGTCGCAGCGGGACTGCAGCCTTGGCTCCCAAAAGAACAGCTCCAAAGGCAGCTCCAGCATCTGTGCCAACTCATATTATTCCGATGTCCTGACTGCTCAACCTCCTGCTCCCAAAAACGGCCTGTGCGACCAGTGCAACGAGGCGCAGCGCCTGAAGGTCGAGAAGCTCTCTCAATTCGAGCCCAAGAACGAGTCCCGATTCGATCAGGAACTAAAGGTTTACAG AGAACGACTGGAGAAGCAGTTTCGCCTGTGTAGCAGCTGCGAACGACATGTGAATAAAGTCCTGCACGAGAAGAAGAAAATGGTGTTGAGCTCCAAGTTCTTGAACTATATCATCAAGGGAGCATCGTTGCTCAAGCAGCCGCACTTCAACCGATTGGCCGCTGCCCAAAAGCAGTTTAAACTGCAGCGATACCGCATTCTGATGACCATCCTGACTGTAGTCAATATTTTGTGCCTGCTCTGCCGGCTGCCGAATGCAACTTCCATTCAGTTTACGACTTACCTTGGAAAATTCATTGGGCTAACCTTGTTCTACGCCTACTCCCACGTGCTGGCCTTAATTCGAGTGGTGACTTCGAGCGTAGGCATTTTCCTGGAACAGCGCGAAATGATAGCCAAACTTTTATTGTATGGCCGTACCTTTGGCAAGCTCTTGCTGTATTCGCTTGGCATAGGCCAACAGCAAGTGCAGCAAGCAACCTTCGCATCCTGTTTTATTGGGATCTACCCATATGCCATGCTGGCCCTGTGTTTCCTGCACACGATATACGACGGATTGAAATTTACGCGATTCACCATTGCTCTATTGTTATGGAGTGGGTATGCCATGGGTATCGAATTCCTGGATCCTTACATCAGTGGAATATCCTTTATA CTGGTGGGAAGTTTTGTAACCCTTGTTTTGTTGGCCACCAACCGGACCAATCTGTTGAGCCAAGTGAATCGGGACGAGTCTGCCTGTGAGAGCTTCCATCGCCTCTGTGCGGACGAATGCGATGATGAAACGCTGAGCATGCTCAGTCAGCAGTTAAGTGGATACAGTGATATCAGCAATAGCAATTTGTCCATGCGAACCGCCTCTGTGTGCCACTCACCCGCCCCAACGATTTCCCAGCGAACAATTCAGGCGCCTGCTTCTTTGCTGTCCCTGGACTCGTTGCATCTGTCGAAGCAACGGATGGAACAGCAGGCTTGGTCCTCGAACTATGGAGATGCCTCTACAGTGGTTGCCCCGCGTGTCCAGCCGGCGATGATGTTTCAACAGAAACCCATGAGACCATTAGAGTCCCAATGGTATCGCCATGGACAAAGTAACCTGGCCCAAGGCAATACTTTCACTAGATCCACGCAAAATCTTTTGATGCCATCGCGTTTGCCGTCCATAAACAGGAACGTCGGCGGAGCTGATGTAAGCGCCTGGGTGGCGGCCAATCAAAGTGTGAACCAAGATCTATGCACTGCCAATCTAATGAGACATTACGAAGAGAAACAGCAGAATCAACTTTCCCGCACTTCGTCACAATCTTCTGGATTTGAGTCGCAGCCACGTCCAGAAGCCCAATGCGGAACAGGTGCTGCAACTGTAAGGGACTACGGCTGGTCCGAAGCCCGTGAGAGTCAGCGAAATTTCGCAGTTTTTCCGCCAATGCCGTCACCTACACCCACAATAACGCCTAGTGAATATCAATACTCGAGGACTGCTCTTCCGCAGCAACAGCCAACTATGCAGCCGGGGGATTTACTTAGGAAGTGGATTGAGATTAACTCAAAATCCTCACAGCCAATACACTAA
- the betaTub56D gene encoding beta-Tubulin at 56D, isoform B, with product MREIVHIQAGQCGNQIGAKFWEIISDEHGIDATGAYHGDSDLQLERINVYYNEASGGKYVPRAVLVDLEPGTMDSVRSGPFGQIFRPDNFVFGQSGAGNNWAKGHYTEGAELVDSVLDVVRKEAESCDCLQGFQLTHSLGGGTGSGMGTLLISKIREEYPDRIMNTYSVVPSPKVSDTVVEPYNATLSVHQLVENTDETYCIDNEALYDICFRTLKLTTPTYGDLNHLVSLTMSGVTTCLRFPGQLNADLRKLAVNMVPFPRLHFFMPGFAPLTSRGSQQYRALTVPELTQQMFDAKNMMAACDPRHGRYLTVAAIFRGRMSMKEVDEQMLNIQNKNSSYFVEWIPNNVKTAVCDIPPRGLKMSATFIGNSTAIQELFKRISEQFTAMFRRKAFLHWYTGEGMDEMEFTEAESNMNDLVSEYQQYQEATADEDAEFEEEQEAEVDEN from the exons atgagGGAAATCGTTCACATCCAAGCTGGTCAGTGCGGCAACCAAATCGGCGCCAAG TTCTGGGAGATCATCTCCGATGAGCATGGCATCGATGCCACCGGCGCCTACCACGGTGACAGCGACCTGCAGCTGGAGCGCATCAATGTGTACTACAATGAGGCGTCCGGTGGCAAGTACGTGCCCCGCGCTGTCCTTGTCGATCTGGAGCCCGGCACCATGGACTCTGTGCGATCGGGACCTTTCGGCCAGATCTTCAGGCCCGACAACTTTGTGTTCGGCCAGTCGGGTGCCGGCAACAACTGGGCCAAGGGTCATTACACAGAGGGTGCTGAGCTGGTGGACTCAGTGCTCGATGTTGTCCGCAAGGAGGCCGAATCCTGCGACTGCCTGCAAGGCTTCCAACTCACACACTCCCTTGGCGGCGGCACTGGCTCCGGTATGGGAACCCTGCTGATTTCCAAGATCCGCGAGGAGTACCCCGACAGGATCATGAACACATACTCGGTTGTGCCGTCGCCCAAGGTGTCGGACACCGTTGTGGAGCCCTACAACGCCACCCTGTCGGTGCACCAGCTGGTCGAGAACACGGACGAGACCTACTGCATCGACAACGAGGCTCTCTACGATATCTGCTTCCGCACCCTCAAGCTGACGACACCCACATACGGTGACCTGAACCATCTTGTCTCCCTGACCATGTCCGGCGTAACCACCTGCCTCCGATTCCCCGGCCAACTGAACGCTGATCTCCGCAAGCTGGCCGTCAACATGGTGCCCTTCCCACGTCTTCACTTCTTCATGCCCGGCTTCGCTCCCCTGACCTCCCGAGGATCCCAGCAGTACCGCGCCCTCACCGTGCCCGAGCTGACCCAGCAGATGTTCGATGCCAAGAACATGATGGCCGCCTGCGACCCACGCCACGGACGCTACCTTACCGTCGCCGCCATCTTCCGTGGACGCATGTCCATGAAGGAGGTCGACGAGCAGATGCTGAACATCCAGAACAAGAACAGCTCCTACTTCGTCGAATGGATCCCCAACAACGTGAAGACCGCCGTGTGCGACATCCCGCCCCGTGGTCTGAAGATGTCCGCCACCTTCATCGGCAACTCCACTGCCATCCAGGAGCTGTTCAAGCGCATCTCCGAGCAGTTCACCGCTATGTTCAGGCGCAAGGCTTTCTTGCATTGGTACACCGGCGAGGGCATGGACGAGATGGAGTTCACCGAGGCCGAGAGCAACATGAACGATCTGGTGTCCGAGTACCAGCAGTACCAGGAGGCCACCGCCGACGAGGACGCCGAGttcgaggaggagcaggaggctGAGGTCGACGAGAACTAA
- the RpL11 gene encoding ribosomal protein L11, isoform B — translation MAAVTKKIKRDPAKNPMRDLHIRKLCLNICVGESGDRLTRAAKVLEQLTGQQPVFSKARYTVRSFGIRRNEKIAVHCTVRGAKAEEILERGLKVREYELRRENFSSTGNFGFGIQEHIDLGIKYDPSIGIYGLDFYVVLGRPGYNVNHRKRKSGTVGFQHRLTKEDAMKWFQQKYDGIILNTKK, via the exons ATGGCG GCGGTTACCAAGAAGATTAAGCGCGATCCCGCGAAGAACCCGATGAGGGATCTGCACATCCGCAAACTCTGCCTGAACATCTGCGTGGGCGAGTCCGGTGACAGGCTGACCCGTGCCGCCAAG GTGCTGGAGCAGCTGACTGGTCAGCAGCCAGTGTTCTCCAAGGCCCGCTACACGGTCCGTTCGTTCGGTATTCGCCGTAACGAGAAGATCGCTGTCCACTGCACGGTGCGCGGCGCCAAGGCTGAGGAGATTCTGGAGCGTGGCCTGAAGGTGCGCGAGTACGAGCTGCGTCGGGAGAACTTCTCCTCCACCGGCAACTTCGGTTTCGGCATCCAGGAACACATCGATCTGGGCATCAAGTACGATCCCTCCATCGGTATCTATGGTCTGGACTTCTACGTCGTCCTCGGCCGCCCTG GCTACAATGTGAACCACAGGAAGCGCAAGTCCGGCACTGTCGGCTTCCAGCACCGCCTCACCAAGGAGGATGCCATGAAGTGGTTCCAGCAGAAATACGATGGTATCATCTTGAACACCAAGAAGTAG
- the Arl6 gene encoding ADP ribosylation factor-like 6, isoform B has translation MGMLHNLADLIKIKKDKMTILVLGLNNSGKSSIINHFKKSSEQTSIVVPTVGFMVEQFYSMSGVSIKAIDMSGATRYRNLWEHQFKNCHGIIYVIDSSDRMRFVVVKDELDLVLQHPDLCNRIVPILFYGNKMDMEDSLSSVKIAAALRLENIKDKPWHICSSSAISGEGLGEGVQWLIQQMRFAMLNNKNAAKSRSKHSK, from the exons ATGGGAATGTTGCACAATTTGGCCGATTTGATAAAGATTAAAAAGGATAAGATGACGATTCTGGTGCTGGGACTGAACAACAGCGGAAAGTCCTCGATAATTAATCATTTCAAAAAGTCCAGCGAACAGACATCCATTGTGGTGCCCACAGTTGGCTTCATGGTGGAACAGTTTTACA GCATGTCAGGTGTTTCCATTAAGGCAATCGACATGTCCGGTGCGACGCGATACAGGAATCTGTGGGAGCACCAGTTTAAGAACTGCCACGGCATCATCTACGTTATTGATTCCAGCGATCGCATGAGATTTG TGGTGGTCAAGGATGAGTTGGATCTGGTGCTACAGCATCCGGACTTGTGCAACCGAATTGTGCCAATTCTCTTCTACGGCAACAAAATGGACATGGAGGACTCGCTATCCAGTGTGAAAATAGCAGCAG CTCTCAGATTGGAGAACATAAAGGACAAACCCTGGCACATCTGCTCCAGCAGCGCTATATCCGGCGAAGGTCTGGGCGAGGGTGTCCAATGGCTCATCCAGCAAATGCGTTTCGCCATGCTGAACAACAAAAATGCCGCCAAATCCAGGTCCAAGCACTCCAAATAG